One window from the genome of bacterium BMS3Abin08 encodes:
- the pleD_7 gene encoding response regulator PleD, protein MDLSVIILPFLLFAAVFIAIYLKRRSEEKREELANCMRVVRDLSILNELSSSLHTVLDRESVLEMVVDKTKELLKAEKAAMVLIDKHEKITDFYSSLGPTGGCKVIATGVIRKVFREFATVRTEDIDSVKAFSGFSPSHPEMKSMLMVPVILRGEAIGVLMAADKLDSAGFSSKDEDLLLNLAFHSALSVEKVRFHEEILMMASTDGLTGLNNHRAFQDKLKEEMERARRFGHKVSLLMIDIDHFKGFNDTYGHINGDEILKRISFLISDNIRAIDFAARYGGEEFAVILPEVPLSGAHVVAERIRSSTEKHKIQIRDKKVNVTISVGIATYPDDAITSEDFIDRADKALYLAKRTGRNKVCDYSERED, encoded by the coding sequence ATGGATTTGTCCGTCATAATACTGCCGTTCCTCCTGTTTGCCGCCGTCTTCATAGCGATCTATCTAAAGAGGAGATCAGAGGAGAAGAGAGAAGAGCTTGCCAACTGCATGAGGGTTGTAAGGGATCTCAGCATCCTCAACGAGCTTTCCTCTTCCCTCCATACGGTGCTGGACAGGGAGTCCGTTCTTGAGATGGTAGTGGACAAGACAAAGGAACTCCTCAAGGCAGAAAAGGCGGCGATGGTCCTTATAGACAAGCATGAAAAGATAACGGACTTTTATTCGTCCCTTGGTCCCACCGGGGGGTGTAAGGTCATAGCTACGGGTGTAATCAGGAAGGTCTTCAGGGAGTTTGCAACCGTCAGAACAGAGGATATCGACAGCGTTAAGGCCTTTTCAGGGTTTTCGCCAAGTCATCCCGAGATGAAGAGTATGTTAATGGTTCCGGTAATTCTAAGGGGAGAGGCCATCGGTGTGCTGATGGCTGCCGACAAACTTGATTCCGCCGGGTTTTCCTCTAAAGACGAGGACCTCCTGCTTAACCTCGCATTTCATTCTGCCCTATCTGTGGAGAAGGTCAGATTTCACGAGGAGATCCTGATGATGGCAAGCACGGACGGGCTTACGGGCCTGAATAACCACAGGGCATTCCAGGATAAGCTTAAGGAGGAGATGGAGAGGGCCAGGAGGTTCGGGCACAAGGTCTCACTACTCATGATAGATATCGACCACTTCAAGGGTTTTAACGATACCTACGGCCATATAAACGGGGATGAAATCCTTAAGAGGATCAGCTTCCTGATATCTGATAACATCCGGGCGATTGATTTTGCAGCAAGATACGGCGGAGAGGAATTTGCCGTCATATTGCCGGAAGTGCCCCTCTCTGGTGCACATGTTGTTGCTGAGAGGATTAGATCATCCACGGAAAAGCACAAGATTCAGATCAGAGATAAGAAGGTGAACGTGACAATAAGTGTCGGCATTGCTACCTACCCGGATGACGCCATTACCAGTGAAGATTTTATCGACAGGGCCGACAAGGCCCTCTACCTTGCAAAAAGGACCGGAAGAAACAAGGTCTGTGACTACAGTGAAAGAGAGGACTGA
- the mqnE_1 gene encoding aminodeoxyfutalosine synthase — protein MLDEIKGKVQRGERISRIEALELFRSDDIFSLGLMASHVAQEKNDLKVFFVRNRHINPTNICVNRCRFCAFSRSKGEEGAYELSIAEIIRRLGSSGNGLREVHIVGGLHPDRPLEYYLEMLSAIREEFPILHIKAFTAVEIDHMSRISGKGLDETLKLLKQRGLDAMPGGGAEIFNPDVRKRLCPEKITGKRWLEVHETAHRYGIKTNATMLYGHLETVEDRVDHLWRLRELQDRTGGFQAFIPLSYHPENNDIGGGFPSGIDDLKTIAVSRVFLDNFSHIKAYWIMLGEKLSQVALLFGADDIEGTVIEEKITHSAGGRTSEGLGKEDIVHLIRRAGRVPVERDALYNELRVYR, from the coding sequence ATGCTTGATGAGATTAAAGGGAAGGTCCAAAGGGGAGAGCGTATAAGCCGCATCGAGGCCCTGGAGCTTTTCAGGAGCGACGATATCTTTTCCCTTGGACTTATGGCCTCTCATGTTGCACAGGAGAAGAATGACCTGAAGGTCTTTTTTGTCCGGAACCGGCATATAAACCCCACGAATATCTGTGTAAACCGCTGCAGGTTCTGTGCCTTCAGCCGTTCAAAGGGTGAAGAGGGGGCATACGAGCTGTCGATAGCCGAGATTATCCGGAGACTGGGGAGTTCAGGGAATGGATTGAGGGAGGTCCATATTGTAGGGGGGCTTCATCCCGACCGGCCTCTTGAGTATTACCTCGAAATGCTCTCTGCAATCAGAGAGGAGTTCCCCATCCTGCACATAAAGGCCTTCACAGCGGTAGAGATTGACCATATGTCAAGAATCAGCGGGAAGGGTCTGGATGAGACGCTGAAACTGTTAAAGCAGCGGGGGCTTGATGCAATGCCCGGCGGCGGGGCTGAGATATTTAACCCCGATGTCAGAAAGAGGCTGTGCCCTGAGAAGATAACAGGGAAACGATGGCTTGAGGTTCATGAGACGGCCCACAGGTACGGCATAAAGACGAATGCAACAATGCTTTACGGCCATCTTGAGACCGTCGAGGACCGGGTTGATCACCTCTGGAGGCTTAGGGAGTTACAGGACAGGACAGGAGGATTTCAGGCCTTTATTCCCCTTTCCTATCACCCTGAAAATAATGATATAGGCGGGGGTTTTCCTTCCGGAATAGATGATCTGAAGACCATTGCCGTGAGCAGGGTGTTCCTTGATAACTTCTCCCATATAAAGGCCTATTGGATCATGCTTGGTGAGAAACTCTCACAGGTGGCGCTCCTGTTCGGTGCGGATGATATCGAGGGGACCGTGATTGAAGAGAAGATTACCCATTCTGCCGGGGGAAGGACTTCCGAGGGCCTCGGGAAGGAAGATATTGTTCACCTCATAAGAAGGGCCGGCCGGGTCCCGGTTGAGCGTGATGCCCTTTATAACGAACTCAGGGTCTACCGGTGA